The Paenibacillus polymyxa M1 DNA segment GCTTATGCTTTTGACCGAGATATACATTGGTTGGCATGCTCTTAAATTCCACAACGATCTCCGTAGTTTTTACAGGGAGACGTTTGCCTGTACGAATGTAGAACGGTACACCAGCCCAACGGAAATTATCTACAAACACACGTGAAGCAAAATAAGTCTCTGTATTCGATTGTGGATCAACCTTGTCTTCTTGACGATACCCTGGCAACTGCTGACCTCGGTAACTGCCTTCAGTATATTGACCACGTACCACGTTGGTCTTCACATCCTCAGACGATTCAAAAGGTCGTAGTGAACGCAACACTTTCACCTTTTCATCACGGATATCCTCTGGTAACAGACGACTAGGCGGTTCCATCGCGATCATCGTAAGCATTTGCAGCATATGGTTCTGTCCCATATCACGCAAAGCGCCAGAATGATCATAGTAACCTCCGCGTTCCTCCACCCCTACCGTTTCACTCAGCGTAATTTGCACATTGGCAATATGCTTGTTATTCCATAGTGGTTCAAAAAAGGCGTTAGCGAAGCGAATCACCTCGATATTTTGAACCATTTCCTTACCAAGATAGTGATCAATCCGATAAATTTCTTCTTCGGCAAATACTTCACGTATTTCGATGTTCAACTCTTGTGCAGACTCGAGGTTGTAACCGAAAGGCTTCTCTATAACTAGACGATTCCAGCCCTTGCCGTCCAACATGCCGCCCTCTTTCAAGCTCTTCGAAACACTTCCGAATAATTCAGGCGCCAAGGCCAAATAAAACAACCGATTTCCCGGTATGTTAAACTTACCTTCTATAGCCTCCGTCTGCTGTCTCAGCTCATGAAACCCATCAACATTGTTGATATCCAGCGATTTATATTCAAAATGCTCGGCAAATGCCTGCCATTCTTGATCATTTTCTGCTTTGTAGCGACTAAACTCCTGTATGGAAGCGTACAGGTCATTACGGAATTCTGCTTCTGTGCGGGGACGTCTTGCTACACCAATAACAGCAAAATCTTCAGCAAGCTTGCCTTCGCGGTACAAGCTGTAGATAGCAGGAAATAACTTGCGGCGAGCCAAATCGCCCGTAGCACCAAAAATAAACAGAACTGCACCTTGTGTCACAAGAGATTCTTTAACAGGTATGTCAGCCATGAAGTACCTCATTCTTCCCATGTCAAGAT contains these protein-coding regions:
- the zwf gene encoding glucose-6-phosphate dehydrogenase yields the protein MADIPVKESLVTQGAVLFIFGATGDLARRKLFPAIYSLYREGKLAEDFAVIGVARRPRTEAEFRNDLYASIQEFSRYKAENDQEWQAFAEHFEYKSLDINNVDGFHELRQQTEAIEGKFNIPGNRLFYLALAPELFGSVSKSLKEGGMLDGKGWNRLVIEKPFGYNLESAQELNIEIREVFAEEEIYRIDHYLGKEMVQNIEVIRFANAFFEPLWNNKHIANVQITLSETVGVEERGGYYDHSGALRDMGQNHMLQMLTMIAMEPPSRLLPEDIRDEKVKVLRSLRPFESSEDVKTNVVRGQYTEGSYRGQQLPGYRQEDKVDPQSNTETYFASRVFVDNFRWAGVPFYIRTGKRLPVKTTEIVVEFKSMPTNVYLGQKHKLEPNLLVIRVNPMEGIYIKINAKKPGSESDIEPLAMDFCQSCMVGINSPEAYERLLMDAIEGDSTYFTRWDEVATAWGFVDRIAKAWQQTPDTLETYAAGSWGPDGAHKLLEQDGYKWWPVSGQDEDNVIWRVGGTQ